In Deinococcus sp. Leaf326, the sequence GGGTTGCCTGTTTGTGCCCTGAGGTGACCCCGGAATGAACACCCCAAGCGCGAGGCTGCTCGGTACCCTGGCCCTGCTGACCGGCATGGCCGGGGCTTCGGCCTCTTCCCCTCCAGCCACCTGTCAGATCGGGCCGGTCAGCAGTTCGCCCATGACCTACCGGGTGCCCACGGGCGCTCAGGGCACCCTGAATTTCCGGGTCCGTTGCCCGGCGGGGCAGGTGTTCGTGCTGCGCCTGAGTACCCCGGAGGGCCCGGTGATGGGAGCCAACGCGTCCCTGCGGTTCTACGGCACAGGCCAGAGCAGCGCCGTGATGTCTCTCGTTGACCTTCCCGAAGACCTGACCGTATCCGGTGAACGGGAATTTTCCCTCAACCTGCGGGCCCAGGCGGGTCAGTGGGATCTGGGAGGCGGGGCCTACCGCGTAAATCTGGAGATCGGCACTGAGCCGCTGAGCTCTTCCCTGCAAGGAGAATGGCCTTGAGAAAAGCAGTCTGGCTGTGGGCCGGTCTGGGTCTGTGTGGCTGGGCCGGTGCCCAGTCGTTCAGCCTGACGCCCACGGCATTCAACATCAATCCCGAGCGCACCAACACCGCGCAGGTCCGGCTCCAGAACCAGACCCTCCAGCCCCTGCAGTTCCGGGTGGAGGTCATGAAATGGAGCATGGATGGCGGGCAGGCAGCCTACGTCCCGACCCGCGACGTGGTCGTGAATCCGCCGACCTTTCAACTCGGCCCCCAGGGCGCGCAGGTCATCCGTGTGGGCGTGCTGAAAAAAGCCGGAGCCGACGAGATGACCTACCGCGTGTTCGTGCGGCAGGTGTCCGACACTGCAACCGCCCAGGTCGACCAGCAGGACGCCCAGATCAACCTGTCAC encodes:
- a CDS encoding molecular chaperone; the protein is MRKAVWLWAGLGLCGWAGAQSFSLTPTAFNINPERTNTAQVRLQNQTLQPLQFRVEVMKWSMDGGQAAYVPTRDVVVNPPTFQLGPQGAQVIRVGVLKKAGADEMTYRVFVRQVSDTATAQVDQQDAQINLSRLINISLPVYVTPPNSAAKVSFRMNIGGQTPALEVTNSGNRHLTLRQLRLVSGDQIFPLGSNAVLGRSTLALALPLTLPAGAAVEVRYQDAEDKEQRAAVTR